CTTTCGGGCGCTGACCGCCGCGGCGGTCTTGTTCTCGAACCGGCGCCGGCGGTTGACGCCCACCGCGTAAGCCGGTGGCGCGTCGTCCATCTCGTCGTCGTCTTCCTCGGGCTCCAGTCCTGAGGAGTCCTCGACGTATTCGTATTCGTCCTCGTCGAGATCGTCCTCGTCGAGCGTGTCCTCGTGCTCGTCGTGCTCGTCCAGGGGCTCGGGCTCGACAGCCAGCAGTGCAGGGCCCTGGGACTGCGCCTCGCCGGTACCCACCGGTAGCGCGGGCGCGTCCTCGTCGATCACGTCGACGTCGAGGTAGTCGGGCTCGGCAGCCTCGGCGACCTGGTCAGCACGAGCCATCGCGGTGACAACCGACCGCGGCCGCATCAGCTCGTCGGTGTCGGCGTCGTCGGCCGCGTGGTCCTTGTCGGCGTCGGCGAAGGCGCCGTCGATCGGCTCGGTGTCCCAGTCTTCTTCCGGCTTCCAGTCGGGGTCACTGCGATGGCCCGCCGCCGGACCGGTCCGCTTGAGCAGCCGGGCACCGGCGCCGCCGTTGAGCACCCTGGTCGCCAGCGCCACGTCGCTGGTGCGCCGGACGGCGTCGCGCTTGCTGATCAACATCGGCACCAGCACGAACAACCACAGCACCACGAGCGAAATCCACAACAACGATTGCGGGATGCTTGGCATGATGACCTGCTCTCTTCGGTTGCGATCCCCGCGAGGCCTGATCGGTGGCCTGCGTGGCCGGGTCGCTGCGACCAGGGCAATTACACACCTGTAATTTGCCTACTTCAAGCATCACACGCCACATATGTCACGCTAGCCACAATTTTATTTCGGTTGCGCACGTCTACTGGCGTCGAGATGGCCGTCATGGTCGCGATCCGGCTCCGATCGCAGCCGTAGCGGCAATCTCGACGGCACCCGAAATCAGGAAGAGCTACGCCCAGCTGGCGCGGCCCGCGCGAACCAGCGTCGAGGCCACCGATCCGTAGACCTCTTCGACGGTGATCGCCACCAGCAGGTGGTCGCGCCACCCGCGATCGACCTCGAGGTAGCGCCGCAGCAGGCCCTCCTCGCGAAAGCCGTTCTTAGCCAACACGGCCCGGCTGGCGGCGTTCTCCGGCCGGACGGTGGCCTCCACCCGGTGCAGCATCACCGGGCCGAAGCAGTGGTCGAGCCCCAGGGCCACAGCCGCGGTGGCCACCCCGCCGCCGGTGTGCTCGCTGGACACCCAGTAACCGATCCACGCCGACCGCAACGCCCCGTGCGTGACATTGCCGATGGTGAGCTGTCCACAGAACTGACCGTCGAGTTCGATCGCATAGGGCAGCATCCGCCCCTTGCGCGCCTCGGCACGCAGCCCCGAGCACACCGCCGGCCACGCGGCCACCGAGTGACGCACCGACCATTCGCCGTCGGTGCTGGGCTCCCACGGCTCCAGCCTCGCGCGGTCGGCCAGCCGGATCCGGCTCCACTGCGCGCCGTCGCGCATCCGCACCGGCCGCAACCGGATCACCCCGGCCGCCACCCGCAGCGGTCCGACGCTCATCGGCCAGCCGGGATGGCGGGAATTCGATCGCAACAGGTTCACGAGCCGAGCCGCGGTCAGCCGTGCTGGGCCAGAAAGGCGACGTCGACGATTTCGCCGGTACGAATCTGCTCGGCCCCGCTGGGCACCACGACCAGGCAGTTCGCCTCGGCCAGCGTCGCCAGCAAGTGCGACGACGCGCCGGGCGCCCCGCCCAGCGCCTGGACCAGGTACTCGCCGCTCTCCTGGTCGCGCATCAACTGGCCGCGCAGAAAACCTTTGCGCCCACTCACCGACGTGATCGGTGACAGGGTGCGGGCCTGCACGATGCGACGCATCGGATGCCGCTTGCCCAGGGACAAGCGAATCAGCGGCCGCACCATCACCTCGAAGACGACCAAGGCGCTGACCGGGTTGGCCGGCAACAGAAACGTCGGCACCCCGTCGCGGCCGAGCTGCCCGAAGCCCTGCACCGAACCCGGGTGCATCGCCACCCGCACGACCTCCATGTCGCCGAGTTCGGACAGCACCGAACGCACCGCCTCCGCCGCCGCGCCGCCCACTCCGCCGGCGATCACCAGCACCTCGGCCCGGTTCAGCTGGCCCTCGACGATCTCGCCCAGTTCTTTCGGGTTGTTGCTGACGATCCCGACGCGATTGACCTCGGCACCGGCATCGCGGGCCGCCGCTGCCAGGGCGTAGGAGTTGACGTCGTAGACCTGCCCGTTGCCCGGGCTGCGGGAGATGTCGACCAGTTCGCCGCCGACCGCCATCACCGACACCCGCGGGCGCGGATGCACCAGCACGCGTTCGCGGCCGACCGCCGCCAACAGGCCCACCTGGGCGGGTCCGATGATCGTCCCGGAGCGCACCGCCACGTCCCCGGGCTGCACGTCGTCACCGGCGCGCCGCACGTAAGCGCCCGACGGCGCCCCGCGCAGCACCCGGACCCGGTTCATCCCGCCGTCGGTCCAGCGCAGCGGCAGCACGGCGTCGGCGAGGGTCGGCAGCGGCGCCCCGGTCTGCACGCGCGCGGCCTGGCGCGGCTGCAACCGGCTCGGGGTGCGTGCACCGGCCTCGATGGTCCCCATCACCGGCAAGGTGACGACCTCGCGGGCTTCGGCCACGCCGTCATCGCCAACGGCTTCCAGAGGCCCGGAATCCCCGACTCCCAATACGTCGACGCTGCGCACCGCGTAGCCGTCGATGGCGGCCTGGTCGAAACCGGGAAGCGGGCGCTCGGTCACCACCTCTTCGGCGCACAGCAACCCCTGGGCTTCGGCGATCGCAACCTTGATCGGCCTGGGGGCCACCGCTGCCGCCGAGATCCGTGCCTGTTGCTCCTCCACAGAACGCACAGTGCGCCTTCCTGCCGTCCAGCCAGGCGAACTGAGCCGCCGGTTACTGTTCGGTCAGGCCCAATCGCGCCACCAACCACCGCCGCAGTTCCGGGCCGTAGTCGTCACGATCCAATGCAAAGTCAACCGCAGCCTTGAGGTAGCCGCCGGGATTTCCCAAGTCGTGTCGGGATCCGCGATGCACGACGACGTGGACCGGATGCCCCTCAGATATCAGCAAGGCGATCGCGTCCGTCAGCTGTACTTCGCCGCCGGCGCCGCGGTCGATGCGGCGCAGCGCGTCGAATATCGCGCGGTCCAGCACATAGCGTCCGGCGGCCGCGAACAGCGACGGAGCATCCTGCGACCTGGGCTTCTCGACCATGCCCTTGACGCGCAGTACGTCCTGGTTGCCGCCGCCGGGAATCGCTTCGACGTCGAAGACGCCGTAGGCGCTGATCTCTTCGGGCGTTACCTCGATAGCGCACAACACCGTGCCGCCGTGCTCGGCGCGGACCTGCGCCATCGTCTCCAGTACGCCGGTGGGCAACACCAGGTCGTCGGGCAGCAACACCATGACCGCGTCCTCGTCGGGCGCCAGGGTGGGCTCCACACAGCTGATCGCGTGGCCCAGCCCGAGCGGCTCGGCCTGCACCACGGACTCGACCTTGATCAGCGCCGGAGCGCGACGGACCTTGGCCAGCATGGCCTTCTTGCCACGGGCCTCCAGGGTTCCCTCGAGCACCAGGTCCTCGACGAAATGCGCGACGACGCCGTCCTTGCCCTCGGAGGTGATGATCACCAGACGCTCGGCGCCGGCGTCGGCGGCTTCGGCGGCGACCAGTTCGATACCGGGGGTGTCGACGACGGGCAGCAACTCCTTCGGCACGGTTTTGGTCGCGGGAAGAAAGCGCGTCCCCAAACCGGCGGCGGGGACGATCGCCGTGAACGGAATCGGGATCTCTGGGCGTGACATCGGTTCTCACCATAGCCTTATCGACCGCACACAAACCTTTTGGCGGGGAGAAGGCGCGCGCTGGGAATGGTCTGCCATCGTTGAAGCCATGGCAACCGCGGGCAAGTCGGCGTTGCGGGACCGCCTGGTCGCGGCCCGCCGCAGCGTTGCCGACGACGTTCGCACCGCCGAGGCGGAGCTGCTGGCCGAGCACTTGAAACAGGTGGAAATCGACGCCGGGACGGTCTGCGCGTACGTGCCGGTGGGTTCGGAGCCCGGGTCTTTGGCCATGCTCGACGTGTTGCTGCGCCGCGCCGGCCGGGTGTTGTTGCCGGTAGC
This genomic stretch from Mycobacterium paragordonae harbors:
- a CDS encoding GNAT family N-acetyltransferase, with protein sequence MNLLRSNSRHPGWPMSVGPLRVAAGVIRLRPVRMRDGAQWSRIRLADRARLEPWEPSTDGEWSVRHSVAAWPAVCSGLRAEARKGRMLPYAIELDGQFCGQLTIGNVTHGALRSAWIGYWVSSEHTGGGVATAAVALGLDHCFGPVMLHRVEATVRPENAASRAVLAKNGFREEGLLRRYLEVDRGWRDHLLVAITVEEVYGSVASTLVRAGRASWA
- the glpR gene encoding gephyrin-like molybdotransferase receptor GlpR; the encoded protein is MPSIPQSLLWISLVVLWLFVLVPMLISKRDAVRRTSDVALATRVLNGGAGARLLKRTGPAAGHRSDPDWKPEEDWDTEPIDGAFADADKDHAADDADTDELMRPRSVVTAMARADQVAEAAEPDYLDVDVIDEDAPALPVGTGEAQSQGPALLAVEPEPLDEHDEHEDTLDEDDLDEDEYEYVEDSSGLEPEEDDDEMDDAPPAYAVGVNRRRRFENKTAAAVSARKYAFRKRVLVAMAIVLVGSAIAAFEVTPMAWWLCAVATTITLMYLFYLRRQTKIEERVRRRRMQRMARSRLGVENTQDHEYDLVPSRLRRPGAVVLEIDDEDPIFEHLDYAVPVRNYGWPRDLPRAVGA
- a CDS encoding UTP--glucose-1-phosphate uridylyltransferase is translated as MSRPEIPIPFTAIVPAAGLGTRFLPATKTVPKELLPVVDTPGIELVAAEAADAGAERLVIITSEGKDGVVAHFVEDLVLEGTLEARGKKAMLAKVRRAPALIKVESVVQAEPLGLGHAISCVEPTLAPDEDAVMVLLPDDLVLPTGVLETMAQVRAEHGGTVLCAIEVTPEEISAYGVFDVEAIPGGGNQDVLRVKGMVEKPRSQDAPSLFAAAGRYVLDRAIFDALRRIDRGAGGEVQLTDAIALLISEGHPVHVVVHRGSRHDLGNPGGYLKAAVDFALDRDDYGPELRRWLVARLGLTEQ
- the glp gene encoding gephyrin-like molybdotransferase Glp, with translation MRSVEEQQARISAAAVAPRPIKVAIAEAQGLLCAEEVVTERPLPGFDQAAIDGYAVRSVDVLGVGDSGPLEAVGDDGVAEAREVVTLPVMGTIEAGARTPSRLQPRQAARVQTGAPLPTLADAVLPLRWTDGGMNRVRVLRGAPSGAYVRRAGDDVQPGDVAVRSGTIIGPAQVGLLAAVGRERVLVHPRPRVSVMAVGGELVDISRSPGNGQVYDVNSYALAAAARDAGAEVNRVGIVSNNPKELGEIVEGQLNRAEVLVIAGGVGGAAAEAVRSVLSELGDMEVVRVAMHPGSVQGFGQLGRDGVPTFLLPANPVSALVVFEVMVRPLIRLSLGKRHPMRRIVQARTLSPITSVSGRKGFLRGQLMRDQESGEYLVQALGGAPGASSHLLATLAEANCLVVVPSGAEQIRTGEIVDVAFLAQHG